The Enterococcus rotai genome includes a window with the following:
- a CDS encoding DUF4097 family beta strand repeat-containing protein yields the protein MKKTTAFFLTIGVLAMIIGGIGSAVYFRRAEHSMTDMKTQNYEIKNKQSTKEIHLDLSGNAEFYILTENTNKVTMQTRSSVPVSLESSLDVKEKDNQLAISANSDKKKLEFDGLKFDLFDRGSAVTLTIPDDTERLIIDGKATGTINLSTVQTKELNITLNNPDINVNDINAEKLAIETADGDLNIYSEVRADKATLKTTNGKLQVNDFAASTWSATSTSGDIYINTAKGISTIESTNGEIQVTDLKGQAKVKSINGDFSLYGTEIPKELFVETQQGSIDLHTEEVLYDVTIKTKTKLGDSMIFGKERTSYTRGKGTKTFTLQTNSGDISVEGPSEYEDGEDD from the coding sequence ATGAAGAAGACAACTGCTTTTTTTCTAACCATCGGAGTTTTAGCTATGATCATCGGCGGAATAGGCAGTGCCGTTTATTTTAGACGCGCTGAACATTCTATGACAGACATGAAAACGCAAAATTACGAAATAAAAAATAAACAAAGTACAAAAGAAATTCATCTTGATCTTTCAGGGAATGCTGAATTTTATATTTTGACCGAAAATACAAATAAGGTAACGATGCAGACTCGAAGTTCTGTACCAGTTTCACTTGAAAGCTCACTAGATGTTAAAGAAAAAGACAATCAATTAGCTATTTCAGCAAACAGTGACAAGAAAAAACTGGAATTTGACGGATTAAAATTTGATCTTTTTGATAGAGGTTCAGCCGTAACCTTAACGATTCCAGATGATACTGAGCGTTTAATCATTGATGGTAAAGCAACTGGAACAATCAATCTTTCAACGGTTCAAACAAAAGAATTAAACATCACTCTGAATAATCCAGATATTAATGTGAATGATATCAATGCAGAAAAATTAGCGATAGAAACAGCTGATGGTGACCTTAATATTTATAGTGAGGTTCGAGCCGACAAAGCAACACTTAAAACAACAAACGGTAAGCTTCAAGTAAATGATTTTGCTGCTTCTACTTGGTCTGCTACTAGTACGTCTGGCGATATCTATATAAATACTGCCAAAGGAATTTCTACAATCGAATCAACCAATGGTGAAATCCAAGTAACTGATCTTAAAGGTCAAGCGAAAGTCAAAAGCATCAATGGTGATTTTTCATTATATGGAACTGAGATTCCTAAAGAATTGTTTGTCGAAACACAACAAGGTAGTATTGATTTGCATACAGAAGAAGTTTTATATGACGTAACGATCAAAACTAAAACTAAGCTAGGTGACAGTATGATTTTTGGTAAAGAGAGAACTTCTTATACACGAGGAAAAGGAACGAAAACATTTACATTGCAAACAAATTCTGGTGATATTTCGGTTGAGGGACCATCAGAGTATGAAGATGGAGAAGATGATTAA
- a CDS encoding DUF1700 domain-containing protein: MNKEHFLIELKIYLKPLTTQQQSFILNKYETIFEERSAAGETEEQIAKSLGKPRGIAEEILQEFNINVPEKKLERDGWQEIQPIVNDDYYYEEASEHPYDDTYRSYERPHHSGFVRFCQVAGVLAFNFLFMFWMIFAAIMVVFSGWLVAVLFLFSPILGGISVFAGFNDGTMFQLFFSIFLSGAGVIGLLILTPLTKFFGKVLRHYLQWNIRVLRGEI; the protein is encoded by the coding sequence ATGAATAAAGAACACTTTTTGATCGAATTGAAGATCTATTTAAAACCTCTGACAACTCAACAGCAATCGTTTATTTTAAATAAATATGAAACAATTTTTGAAGAACGGTCCGCGGCTGGAGAAACAGAGGAACAAATTGCCAAGAGCCTTGGAAAACCACGAGGAATCGCTGAAGAAATCTTACAAGAATTTAATATCAATGTTCCAGAGAAAAAATTGGAACGAGATGGCTGGCAAGAAATTCAGCCAATTGTAAATGATGACTATTACTATGAAGAAGCATCGGAACATCCTTATGACGATACATATCGCTCTTATGAACGTCCACATCATAGCGGATTCGTTCGGTTCTGTCAGGTTGCAGGTGTCCTTGCATTTAATTTTCTTTTTATGTTTTGGATGATTTTTGCTGCTATCATGGTTGTATTCTCTGGTTGGTTGGTTGCTGTTCTTTTCTTATTTTCACCAATTTTAGGAGGTATCTCCGTTTTTGCTGGCTTTAATGATGGCACTATGTTCCAGCTCTTCTTTAGTATTTTTCTTTCTGGTGCCGGAGTTATCGGATTGTTGATTCTGACACCTTTAACGAAATTCTTTGGAAAAGTGCTAAGACACTATCTACAGTGGAATATTCGCGTTTTAAGAGGAGAGATTTAG
- a CDS encoding muramidase family protein, which translates to MEKYKLSRKERRKAEQNKFAYGQLKKGTTVLSSAIVVSSIAAPIVAPKIAEAAEDQDASAQVSYSDTPTHTEGVQTQTTTDTNDSMTQETETTAPESSSEETSGTQESSELNTSETTQSTEPTETTEASTDSSTTETEEPEVPETPNLAMRSAFSAQSRSISPSTFIADIAGHAQSVAAANDLYASVMMAQAILESDWGRSTLSAAPNHNLFGIKGSYQGQSVTMKTWEVLNGQWVQVNAAFRKYPSYSESFSDNAYVLRNTSFQAGVYYYSGAWKSNTNSYRDATAWLTGRYATDPSYNSKLNNIITTYNLTQYDTPSSGGGNTGGSTGEGNTGGNGNTGGNTGGETSGQDVTHTVKAGDSLWALSAKYGTSIANIKSWNKLSSDVIYVGQKLIVKKGSGNTGGNNNGNTGGNTGGSGNTGGSGNAGTTNTYYTVKSGDSLWAIANANGISLTNLRQWNNLSGDMIYPGQKLIVKKGAGNAGGGSTGGNTGGSGNTGGSGNTGTTNANYTVKAGDSLWAIANANGVSIANLRQWNNLSGDMIYPGQKLIVKKGSGSTGGNTSGGNSGSTGSTGGSNNAGTTTGSYTVKAGDSLWAIANANGVSIANLRQWNNLSGDMIYPGQKLIVKKGTGGSAGSSNTGNQGGGQTTGSHSVKSGDTLWGLAQKYGTSVQRIKQLNGLSGDIIYIGQTLKVK; encoded by the coding sequence ATGGAGAAGTACAAATTGTCAAGAAAAGAGCGGAGGAAGGCCGAACAGAATAAGTTTGCTTATGGCCAGTTAAAAAAAGGGACAACTGTGCTTAGTTCCGCAATCGTGGTTTCATCGATTGCTGCACCGATTGTCGCACCCAAAATAGCTGAAGCCGCAGAAGATCAAGATGCTAGTGCACAAGTAAGTTACTCAGATACACCTACACATACAGAAGGCGTTCAAACACAAACGACGACTGACACAAACGATTCGATGACACAAGAGACAGAAACGACAGCACCTGAGTCTTCAAGTGAAGAGACGTCTGGAACACAAGAATCATCTGAATTAAATACATCAGAAACAACCCAAAGTACTGAGCCTACTGAAACGACAGAAGCATCAACTGACTCTTCAACAACTGAAACCGAAGAACCAGAAGTACCAGAAACACCAAATCTTGCGATGCGTTCAGCATTTTCTGCACAATCTAGAAGTATCAGTCCAAGTACGTTTATTGCTGATATCGCTGGACATGCCCAATCTGTAGCCGCTGCAAATGATTTATATGCTTCTGTAATGATGGCTCAAGCAATTCTTGAAAGTGACTGGGGAAGAAGTACTCTTTCTGCAGCACCAAACCATAATTTATTCGGGATCAAGGGGAGCTACCAAGGACAATCAGTTACGATGAAAACTTGGGAAGTACTCAATGGTCAATGGGTTCAAGTCAATGCTGCGTTTAGAAAATATCCTTCCTATTCAGAATCATTTAGTGATAATGCATACGTTTTGAGAAACACATCATTTCAAGCAGGCGTTTATTACTATTCTGGTGCTTGGAAAAGTAATACAAATTCATACCGAGATGCAACTGCATGGTTAACGGGACGTTATGCAACAGACCCTAGCTATAATTCAAAACTAAATAATATTATTACAACGTATAATTTAACACAATATGATACTCCTTCATCAGGCGGTGGTAATACTGGTGGAAGTACAGGAGAAGGTAATACAGGCGGTAATGGCAATACAGGAGGCAACACAGGTGGCGAGACAAGCGGCCAAGATGTGACACATACAGTAAAAGCTGGTGATAGCCTTTGGGCATTGTCTGCTAAATACGGCACATCGATCGCAAACATCAAGAGCTGGAACAAGCTTTCTAGTGATGTCATTTATGTGGGTCAAAAACTGATTGTGAAAAAAGGCTCTGGCAATACAGGGGGCAACAATAACGGTAATACTGGCGGTAATACAGGAGGCTCTGGCAACACGGGTGGTTCTGGTAATGCTGGAACAACAAACACGTACTACACAGTAAAATCAGGTGACTCATTATGGGCGATTGCCAATGCAAATGGTATTAGTCTTACTAATTTACGCCAATGGAACAATTTAAGTGGAGATATGATTTATCCTGGACAAAAACTAATTGTGAAAAAAGGTGCTGGTAACGCTGGTGGTGGTAGCACAGGCGGCAATACTGGCGGTTCTGGTAACACAGGTGGTTCCGGCAATACTGGAACAACAAATGCGAATTACACAGTAAAAGCAGGCGACTCATTATGGGCGATTGCCAATGCGAATGGTGTTAGTATTGCTAATTTACGTCAATGGAACAATCTTAGCGGAGATATGATTTATCCTGGACAAAAATTGATCGTGAAAAAGGGTTCCGGCAGCACTGGTGGTAATACGAGTGGCGGCAATAGCGGCTCAACAGGTAGCACAGGTGGTTCAAATAATGCTGGAACAACAACAGGTTCGTACACAGTAAAAGCAGGTGATTCTCTTTGGGCAATTGCCAATGCGAATGGTGTAAGTATTGCTAATCTACGTCAATGGAATAATTTAAGCGGAGATATGATTTATCCTGGTCAAAAATTAATCGTGAAAAAAGGAACTGGCGGCTCTGCTGGCTCATCGAATACTGGTAATCAAGGCGGCGGACAAACAACAGGTTCGCATTCTGTAAAAAGTGGCGACACTTTATGGGGACTTGCTCAAAAATATGGAACCAGCGTTCAAAGAATCAAACAACTAAACGGTTTATCTGGCGATATCATTTATATTGGTCAAACGCTGAAAGTAAAATAA
- the leuS gene encoding leucine--tRNA ligase, translating to MSYDHKQIEKKWQKYWAKHNSFTTHDDPSKEKFYALDMFPYPSGQGLHVGHPEGYTATDILSRMKRSQGYSVLHPMGWDAFGLPAEQYALDTGNDPAEFTKKNIETFKRQINSLGFSYDWNREINTTDPEYYKWTQWIFTKLYEHGLAYEAEVAVNWVPELGTVISNEEVIDGKSERGGYDVVRKPMRQWMLKITAYADRLLDDLELVDWPESIKDMQRNWIGRSEGANVTFKVARTNEEFTVFTTRPDTLFGATYTVLAPELELVKKITTPEQKEAVEAYIDAASKKSDLNRTDLAKEKTGVFTGAYAINPVNGAEIPIWIADYVLASYGTGAIMAVPAHDERDFEFAKAFNIDIIPVLAGGNIEEAPFTGDGVHINSEFLDGLNKEEAITKMNEWLEEKHVGKKEVSYRLRDWLFSRQRYWGEPIPVIHWEDGTTTTVPESELPLKLPKTDDIKPSGTGESPLANITEWINVVDPETGKKGKRETNTMPQWAGSSWYHLRYIDPHNKKELANYEKLERWLPVDIYIGGAEHAVLHLLYARFWHKFLYDIGVVPTKEPYQKLYNQGMILGQSFRDSRGVLVPTTMVEKRDGVWVNIETGEELEEAPAKMSKSLKNVVNPDDVVEKYGADTLRMYEMFMGPLDASIAWSENGLEGSRKFLDRVWRLIVDENNKMRDRITTINDGRLTKVYNQTVKKVTEDMENLHFNTAISQLMVFVNEANKVDVLPYEYIEGFVQLLAPIAPHIGEELWAILGNEESLTSAPWPVYDEAALVEDEVEVVFQVNGKVRAKLNIARGLSKEELEEKALTAEEIQSFIEGKTVRKVIVVPDKLVNIVAN from the coding sequence GTGAGTTACGACCACAAGCAAATCGAGAAAAAATGGCAAAAATATTGGGCAAAGCATAACAGCTTTACAACCCATGACGATCCTAGCAAGGAAAAATTCTACGCTCTAGATATGTTCCCCTATCCATCAGGACAAGGACTTCATGTCGGACATCCAGAAGGGTATACAGCAACAGATATTTTATCTCGAATGAAAAGAAGTCAAGGATACAGCGTTTTACATCCAATGGGCTGGGATGCCTTTGGGTTGCCAGCAGAACAATATGCACTTGACACAGGAAATGATCCAGCTGAATTTACGAAAAAAAATATTGAAACATTTAAACGTCAAATCAACTCATTAGGCTTCAGTTATGATTGGAATCGTGAAATCAATACAACTGATCCAGAATATTACAAATGGACACAATGGATCTTTACTAAATTATATGAACATGGTCTGGCTTATGAAGCAGAAGTTGCTGTTAACTGGGTGCCAGAACTTGGTACAGTGATATCAAATGAAGAAGTCATCGATGGAAAAAGTGAGCGCGGTGGCTATGATGTTGTCAGAAAACCGATGCGCCAATGGATGTTGAAAATCACTGCTTACGCTGATCGTTTACTAGATGATTTAGAGTTAGTAGATTGGCCAGAAAGCATTAAAGACATGCAGCGTAATTGGATTGGACGTTCTGAAGGTGCGAATGTCACGTTTAAAGTAGCGAGGACAAACGAGGAGTTTACAGTATTTACGACTCGTCCAGATACATTATTTGGTGCGACGTATACTGTTTTGGCCCCTGAATTAGAATTGGTGAAAAAAATTACTACACCTGAACAAAAAGAAGCTGTAGAAGCTTATATTGATGCTGCTTCGAAAAAATCCGATTTAAATCGGACAGATTTAGCTAAAGAAAAAACTGGTGTCTTCACAGGTGCTTATGCAATCAATCCAGTTAATGGGGCTGAAATCCCAATCTGGATCGCAGATTATGTTTTAGCTTCTTATGGAACTGGGGCAATTATGGCTGTTCCTGCTCATGATGAGCGTGATTTTGAATTCGCAAAAGCATTCAATATCGATATCATTCCAGTATTAGCAGGAGGGAATATCGAAGAAGCACCATTCACAGGCGATGGAGTACACATCAATTCTGAATTTTTAGACGGTCTGAATAAAGAAGAAGCAATCACTAAAATGAACGAATGGTTAGAGGAAAAACACGTAGGGAAAAAAGAAGTTAGCTATCGCTTACGTGATTGGTTGTTTTCTCGTCAACGATACTGGGGTGAGCCAATTCCTGTAATCCATTGGGAAGATGGGACAACTACAACTGTTCCAGAATCTGAATTACCTTTAAAATTGCCAAAAACAGATGATATCAAACCAAGTGGAACAGGGGAATCACCACTTGCAAATATTACTGAATGGATCAATGTAGTTGATCCTGAGACAGGTAAAAAAGGCAAACGCGAAACCAATACAATGCCGCAATGGGCAGGAAGCTCGTGGTATCATTTACGCTATATCGATCCTCATAACAAAAAGGAACTTGCTAACTATGAAAAACTAGAACGCTGGTTGCCTGTCGATATTTATATTGGTGGAGCAGAACATGCAGTACTTCACTTATTGTATGCACGTTTCTGGCATAAATTCTTATATGATATCGGTGTTGTACCAACAAAAGAACCTTACCAAAAATTGTATAATCAAGGAATGATTTTAGGACAGAGCTTCCGTGATAGCCGTGGTGTATTAGTTCCTACAACGATGGTGGAGAAACGTGATGGCGTTTGGGTCAATATCGAAACAGGCGAAGAACTTGAAGAAGCACCAGCTAAGATGAGCAAATCATTGAAAAATGTTGTGAATCCTGACGATGTTGTGGAAAAATATGGAGCAGACACCCTTAGAATGTATGAAATGTTCATGGGGCCTCTAGATGCATCGATTGCTTGGAGTGAAAATGGACTAGAAGGCAGTCGTAAATTCTTAGACCGTGTGTGGCGCTTGATCGTGGATGAAAATAATAAAATGCGTGACCGTATCACAACAATAAATGACGGGCGTTTGACTAAAGTCTACAATCAAACGGTCAAAAAAGTGACAGAAGATATGGAAAATCTACATTTTAACACGGCCATTTCTCAATTGATGGTCTTTGTTAATGAAGCAAATAAAGTAGATGTCTTACCGTATGAATATATTGAAGGCTTTGTTCAGTTACTAGCACCAATTGCACCTCACATCGGGGAAGAATTATGGGCTATTCTTGGAAATGAAGAAAGCTTAACCAGTGCTCCTTGGCCAGTTTATGACGAAGCCGCGTTGGTAGAAGATGAAGTGGAAGTCGTTTTCCAAGTGAACGGAAAAGTTCGTGCAAAACTAAATATTGCTCGAGGCTTAAGTAAAGAAGAACTGGAAGAAAAAGCGTTAACCGCTGAAGAAATCCAATCATTTATTGAAGGGAAAACAGTTCGTAAAGTGATTGTTGTGCCAGATAAATTGGTAAATATCGTAGCAAATTAA
- the fosX gene encoding FosX/FosE/FosI family fosfomycin resistance hydrolase: MISHVTFIVQDLEKATLFFETIFDAKEVYSSGVDTFSIAQEKFFLIDDLWIAVMQGESLPTKTYNHIAFKITESDYETYLDKINSLGLEIRAGRPRIAGEASSIYFYDFDNHLFELHTGTLAERLKSYQSVSE; encoded by the coding sequence ATGATTAGTCATGTAACCTTTATCGTTCAAGATTTAGAAAAAGCCACACTATTTTTTGAAACAATATTTGATGCAAAAGAAGTGTATTCAAGTGGCGTAGACACGTTTTCGATAGCGCAAGAAAAATTTTTCTTAATCGATGATCTTTGGATAGCAGTCATGCAAGGAGAATCATTACCAACAAAAACATACAACCACATTGCCTTTAAAATCACTGAAAGTGACTATGAGACTTACTTAGATAAAATCAATTCTTTAGGGTTAGAAATAAGAGCTGGTCGCCCGCGAATAGCTGGAGAAGCAAGCTCGATTTACTTCTATGATTTCGATAACCACTTATTTGAACTACACACAGGTACACTAGCTGAACGCTTAAAAAGCTATCAATCAGTTTCAGAATAA
- the abc-f gene encoding ribosomal protection-like ABC-F family protein yields MLVQLQKITKNYGTVPLFEALNLQINKGDKIGLIGANGSGKSTILKIITGLETVDSGTVSCKKNSHIGYLVQMPEASEQQVKEYLLATFTELNLIQKQLTYLEEEMAISGCDLEKVLTRYGQKQEEFQQAGGYEIENKLDMITNGLMIKHLMTKKLSELSGGEQTIVNLARILLQENDLVLLDEPTNHLDTKRITWLEGYLSHEKTAYLIVSHDRLFLDHTVEKIVELEDGRIQEYKGNYSTYKKQKEEQLEKLRKDFEQQQKEIQKLKLAIRRFRQWGHEGDNEKFFKKAKQLEKRLEKIQKIPKPKNDSSKLGKTFTEMSRSGKEVLQFKELSKSYAGKVLFDKIDFSLFWQDHAAIIGENGSGKSTLLKLALKLEHFESGEIKQGTNLQIGYLPQVIEYERPNQTVLQSFSEACSLVEQNSRQALAKYSFYSEDVTKQVRFLSGGEKIRLELAKLMHKEVNFLVLDEPTNHLDIETREEIEEILEEFKGTMLVVSHDRFFLQKMFETFLMVDQHKIRKKLGTYMDVIATADE; encoded by the coding sequence ATGTTAGTACAATTACAAAAAATAACTAAAAACTATGGAACAGTACCACTATTTGAAGCGTTGAATCTACAAATAAATAAAGGGGATAAAATCGGACTGATTGGAGCAAATGGCTCCGGAAAATCAACTATTCTCAAAATCATTACAGGGCTTGAAACGGTTGATTCTGGAACAGTCAGCTGTAAAAAAAATAGTCATATTGGTTATTTGGTTCAAATGCCAGAAGCGAGCGAGCAGCAGGTCAAAGAATATTTATTAGCAACTTTTACAGAGCTAAATTTGATTCAAAAACAATTAACGTATTTAGAAGAAGAAATGGCGATCTCGGGCTGTGATCTGGAAAAGGTACTTACTCGCTATGGTCAAAAGCAGGAAGAATTTCAACAAGCTGGCGGATATGAAATAGAAAATAAGCTGGACATGATTACCAATGGATTAATGATCAAGCACTTAATGACGAAAAAACTTTCAGAATTAAGCGGTGGGGAACAAACGATTGTTAATTTAGCTAGAATTTTATTGCAGGAAAATGATCTTGTCTTATTGGATGAACCAACGAATCATTTAGATACCAAACGAATTACTTGGCTGGAAGGCTATTTATCTCACGAAAAAACGGCTTATTTGATCGTTTCTCATGATCGCTTATTCTTAGATCATACAGTAGAAAAAATCGTTGAATTGGAAGATGGACGTATACAAGAATACAAAGGAAACTATTCTACCTATAAAAAACAAAAAGAAGAACAATTGGAGAAATTGAGAAAAGACTTTGAACAACAACAAAAGGAAATTCAAAAGCTAAAACTAGCGATTCGACGCTTTCGCCAATGGGGACATGAAGGGGATAATGAAAAATTCTTCAAAAAAGCCAAACAATTGGAGAAGCGTTTAGAAAAAATTCAAAAAATTCCTAAGCCTAAAAATGACTCAAGTAAATTAGGAAAAACCTTTACAGAAATGAGCCGTTCTGGCAAAGAAGTTCTGCAATTTAAAGAACTTTCAAAGTCTTATGCTGGAAAAGTCTTATTTGATAAGATCGATTTCTCCTTGTTTTGGCAAGATCATGCGGCCATCATAGGGGAAAATGGCTCAGGAAAAAGTACATTATTGAAACTTGCTTTAAAGTTAGAGCATTTTGAAAGTGGAGAAATCAAGCAGGGAACGAACCTTCAAATTGGTTATTTGCCTCAAGTAATCGAATATGAAAGACCGAACCAAACGGTTTTACAGTCCTTCAGTGAAGCTTGCTCACTAGTCGAACAAAACAGCCGTCAAGCACTCGCAAAGTATTCTTTTTATAGTGAGGATGTAACGAAACAAGTACGATTTTTAAGTGGTGGTGAAAAAATTCGTTTAGAATTAGCTAAGCTAATGCATAAAGAGGTCAACTTTTTAGTGTTAGATGAGCCTACCAACCACTTAGATATCGAAACGAGAGAAGAAATCGAAGAGATTTTAGAAGAATTTAAAGGCACAATGTTAGTCGTTTCCCATGATCGATTCTTTCTACAAAAAATGTTCGAGACTTTTTTAATGGTTGATCAACATAAAATTAGAAAAAAACTAGGAACGTATATGGACGTAATAGCAACAGCTGATGAGTAA